GCATAATAACAGCAGTTAAGAAATTTGTGAAAGAATAATCAAGGTAAGTGTGCTGAGGAAGACGACCCCACCGCTCGATCAGAGCAAGAATCGCAGGCCATGTCCCTAGAAGCACAAGCGCAACCAACATGCAGGCTATGGCGCCTCCCCTGCTCCCAACAAGATACATTTCCAGCACTATCCGAGTTCACCAAATGGCTCCAAAATCTTACTAAAAAGGCAGAGACAAAAAATGTCAGCCTGTTCTGGctgttcacacacacacacacaaaatttaGCATTTGTCCGTTTACAACTTTTTTCAATGATCAAGAAACCATTCACGCCGAGCACAAGGCCGAGCAAGAAAAATGCAACCTTTTACTTGAAAGTGGTCAAACTAAATTTTTGCGCCGTCCTGTTTGGGAAAGAAAGAAAATCAAAAGGGAGTGCCGTTTTACATGGATGACTAGAACCTGTTACTGCAATCTTAATATGACACAGTGGATTTACCAACTCCAAAAACCTTGAGGTCTGTCTAATCTGAACATGTAACTAGCTACAGTAACAGGAGAATACAGTGGAATGGAAGAGAATGAATTTAACGTTATATAACAAGAACTGGAATCTAATATAGTATTGTCGGTTGGCAGGAGAGATCAAAatgatttaataaaaaaataaaaaatcattttgaGGTATCTGCTTGCGTTCTTCAACTACAGGTGGCAAAGCGGCAGCATTTTGGAGTATGTCAAGCAAACATGAAGACAAACAAATGAAAAATTAAGGGGCATTCCGAGAATTGAACTCGGGACCTCTCGCACCCTAAGCGAGAATCATACCACTAGACCAAATGCCCATTTTTAATACATTGGTTTACATGTTATTTAttattcataatatatttttgctaattttaatttttttttgcgaTGGTGCAGAGCAGcgtcataaaaaataaataaaaataaagacaaCATATTAAAATGAAAATCTGATAAAGTAATTATCCAAAAttacacaaaatcaaatataaagATCAAAATgcattttttcctttttttttttataaaaaaagtaAGAATTCTATAAATTTCAATTAGACAGTATTTATCCTGAGTTCCTGACCATGTTTTAAagtgataaaataaaataatagataGATGAACTGGTTATCTTATCCTCCTGAAGGTTGAAATTACCTCCGCATTCTCTCGACTTCTGCTTCTCTTCTTTCTCAGGTACACTTCTGGCTGTCGTTATACATTTATACTTGGCATTTACCTTTACTTGCCTCAATTTGTAGTCCTCCTTGTATTACGGACGGTTGTGAATTTGGAAACACTCACTTGAATGTTGTTCTGAAATTACAACTATTTGTGTTTTGGAATCGAATTTGTTGTAAACTTGAATGTTACGACTGGAATCTTTATGTGACGAGAAGCGAAAGAGTGTGATGGTATTTTAGAGATATAGTTTATATTCTGTAGGGCTTTCGAAGCTGGAGAGCAATCAATTGGGATCCGCTTGAGCAATGGCATCTCCGGTTGGCGCTTCTGTGCAGTCCAGGTGACCGTGCTTGTtaaaaaatgcaaaattttgtttttgtgaTCAAGGGGGTTAGACCCGAAagtgaaaaaataataataattaagattTTAAGTTGAATTTTTTCGTTAAATGTAAGTTTTGCCGAAAGTTTACGAGTCTGCATTTGAGGGTGTTTTTCTGCTAAATGCATCGTATCATTTCACTTCAAATCAGTTCCCTAAGGTGCCCTTTTCTTGGGGAGGCAAATAGAATCCATGTTTCTGGGATTTCTGTTTCTCGAGTTCTGGTTGTTAGAAAGACTCTGGAATGCAAGGAATCGAGAATCGGAAAGCAGCCGATTGTTGTGCCTTCTAATGTAAATCTCACGATGGAAGGCCAAGATTTGAAAGTAAACGGTACCTTTGGGGGAGCTCGCTTTAACTTATCCCCGAGAAATAAAGCTTGAGAAGGAAGAGTCTGGATTTCTTAGGGTGAGAAAGACAGTGGAGACCAGAAGAGCCAATCAGATGCACGGATTATTCAGGTGCTTACCGCTTAGTTCTTAAATATGTTTGTCTTGTCCTTTCTCTAGTATTTTTGCATATCATGCTATGCGGATTCCAGTAGTTGTTGCGTCCTTGATTTCTAAGGTTGTGTCCTCAGTTGTTTGTAACACTGATAATAAGAGTATGATGTCCCTATACATAGGATGCAGTAGCAAAGGCAGATAggtcaataaaaaaatattgcacTCTGAACTCTTGCATTCTAATGACATCATGAAGGTTAACTTCAATGCTTGTGACCATTTTTCTGtctctttattttctttttctctcttttgctgTCTTCTTTCTCACGTCTAAATAGAAGATTCTACATTTTCACCACTGTGCTCAAAGCCTGTAGGATTCATACATGATTACAGAGACTAGATAACAATTTTAAGATTTTGTCTTCTAATACCATGTGAGTAAGACATGAATTTTCCACTTTTATAAGATATTGAAAAATTTAATTGAAAAGAAAATATGATTGTATTGGGAATTTAGAACGGGGGATATCATATTTTTcgattatatttattatacatCAAATTTAGGAGGTGGGGAGGGGTGCAGCCCGTATCAGCCCCCTTTTGGTTCTGCCGTTGTGTGAAGCGGACTTTGAAAGAACCTATCTGGTGTTCGGAATTGCTTAAGAATTGCCAGGGATAGGTCACTTTTTTTGCTTCCTTGTTTTATTTTGAACTTTCTCTTGTACTACTGCTTAGATGAAGTTCAAACATATTATTTCTTCCTTTTTGCTCAAAAATCTCAACGCCTATCAATGATAGATACCAAATGATTGCCTCAAAACATCCTCTTGAAGTTTTCATCTTCATTTGAGAGTCGGCATGCTTTCATATATGTGGTAGCTTGTTGGCAACCTTCCTTTGTCATTATTTTCAGTTCTCAAAACATAGCCTTAGTAAAATTCCCTAACAATAAATCCTACATAAGACTATAAATGTAATCCGAATGGTCTATAACAATGCAAAGAAAAAAGGTATCGCCTGTCATGTACTGCTGTGGTCCGAAGAATGCGTGGTTGAGCACTTggttaatttaaaaatcgaacCTCATAAAAATCATAGAGAGAGCAAACATAAACCGCGTCCTAGGCTGTTTATATTCTTTTCTTTCGTTTTTACATAGATTTGTTAGATGCTGAATACTTTGCGTAGGGGACATAATTTCCCAACAATTTGAGGGAGGCCGTAGGTGGAATTCAGTTCATATTTTGTGTGAGGTTTTTTACTAGCTTATGCTAAGGACTGTTGCTTGTATTGAGGGAAACTCTGGGATTTTCTTACCTTtcaaaagatatatatatatataattttggctCATGATTTGTGTTATTGATGTATTATCTGTGCTTGTTTCTGCATTGCAATTGTGAGTTCATTACATATAATTGTAGAGTTTTGCATCTCTTTCAGGACCCTAACTGATAACATGGTGGTCGGTGTTTCTAAAGGATTCGAGAAAAGACTTCAATTGATAGGCACTGGATATCGAGCTACGGTTGAAGGGAAAGACATTGTTCTCAATCTTGGTTTTTCTCATCCAGTAAGAATGGAAATCCCTGATGGCATCCAGGTGAAGGTGGAAGACAACACAAGAATAGCCGTTAGCGGAT
This is a stretch of genomic DNA from Primulina eburnea isolate SZY01 chromosome 11, ASM2296580v1, whole genome shotgun sequence. It encodes these proteins:
- the LOC140806238 gene encoding LOW QUALITY PROTEIN: large ribosomal subunit protein uL6c (The sequence of the model RefSeq protein was modified relative to this genomic sequence to represent the inferred CDS: deleted 1 base in 1 codon), whose amino-acid sequence is MASPVGASVQSSSLRCPFLGEANRIHVSGISVSRVLVVRKTLECKESRIGKQPIVVPSNVNLTMEGQDLKVNGPLGELALTYPREIKLEKEESGFLRVRKTVETRRANQMHGLFRTLTDNMVVGVSKGFEKRLQLIGTGYRATVEGKDIVLNLGFSHPVRMEIPDGIQVKVEDNTRIAVSGYDKSAIGQFSASIRKWRPPEPYKGKGVKYADEIVRRKEGKAGKKK